The following DNA comes from Bradyrhizobium sp. SK17.
GGTGTAGCCGTTGTCGAGCGCCGACGAATAGACGATCGGCTTGAAGGTCGAACCGGGCTGCCGGTAGGCCTGCGTCGCGCGGTTGAACTGGCTCTGGTCGAACGAGAAGCCGCCGACCATCGCGAGCACGCGGCCGGTGTGCGGATCCATCGCCACCATCGCGCCCGACAGTTCTGGGACCTGGCGCAGCCGGTACTGGCCCTCGACGGGCTTGCCGTCCTTGGAGAACAGCGGATCGGCGTAGATCACGTCGCCGGGCTGCAACACCTGCGCCACCGCGGTCGGCGTCTTGCCCTTGTACGGGCCGGACGTTGCCCTCGCCCACCGCACGCCTTCCAGCGTGACGATGCCGGTTTCGCGCTGCTTGCTGATGGCGCCACCCAGTTCGCGGCCGGGCTGGAAGCCGATCCGCGCCGACTGGTCGTTGCTCTCCAGCACCACCGCCATTCGCCACGGCGAGATGTCGGAGAGCGACTTGACCTCGGCGAGCGGCACGCCCCAGTCGCCGGTCAGGCTGAGCTTCTGGATCGCGCCGCGATAGCCCTGCTGCTCGTCATAGTTCACGAGCCCCGCCACCATGGTCTTGCGCGCCATCACCTGGATCTTGGGATCGAGTGTGGTGCGGACCGACAGGCCGCCTTCGTAAAGCTTCTTCTCGCCATAGCGTTCGAAGATGTCGCGGCGGACCTCTTCGGAGAAATACTCGCCGGCGAAGGTATGCGCGCCGCTGCTGCGATTGGTGACGACCAGTGGATCCTTGCGCGCCTTGTCGGCGTCGGCGGCGGTGATCCAGCCGTTCTCCTGCAGGCGATCGATCACATAGTTGCGCCGCTCGACGGCGCGCGCATGGTTGCGCACCGGATGCAGGCTCGCCGGCATTTTCGGCAACGCCGCCAGATACGCCGCCTCTGCGACCGTCAGTTCGTTGACCGATTTGTCGAAATAGACCAGCGAGGCCGCCGCGATGCCGTACGCACCGAGTCCGAGATAGATTTCGTTGAGGTAGAGCTCGAGGATCTTGTCCTTGGAATAGGCCCGCTCGATTCGCATCGCCAGCAGGGCTTCCTTGATCTTGCGCGAGAACGACACCTCGTTGGTCAGCAGGAAGTTCTTGGCGACCTGCTGGGTGATGGTGGAGGCGCCCTGCGGGCGGCGGTTGGAACCGAAGTTCTGGATGTAGGCGACGCCGGCGCGCGCCATGCCGGTGTAGTCGACGCCGCCATGCTCGTAGAAATTCTTGTCCTCGGCCGCCAGGAAGGCGTTGATCACGAGCTTCGGCACCGCCTGGATCGGCAGGTACAGCCGGCGCTCCTTGGCATATTCGCCGAGCAACGAGCCGTCGGCCGCGTGCACGCGCGTCATCACCGGCGGCTCGTAGTTCTGGAGCTGCGAATAGTCGGGCAGGTCCTTGGAAAAATGCCAGAACAACCCCGCCACCGCGGCCAGACCGGCCAGGAACATGATGGTTCCCGCGGTGAACAGGAACCCGAAGAACCGCAACAGAAATTTCATTCGACCAGATTTCCGTGGCGAATACGCCGCTCATTCTGAGCCAGCTGCCTGCCACTTAGGCGGTCCGGTATATCGGTCGCTCCCCGGACCTGCAATTCGACGCAGGAGAATTTAAGCAAGCCAAACGTCAAACTTATGCCATAGAGCCGGGCTTCGCCGCACGACCAAATCAGCGCGATGCGACGAGGGCGATACATCCATCCCCTCGGGAACCCAGCTTCTCGATTCGCGCATCTGTCGGATCGTCTGCCTGACTCCAATCGCCGCATTTGCGCAGCGGCTGAGTTGCGAAACAAAAGCGCGGCTTCGAATCTCGGTCTCACTACCCGGCTGCCGCTATGAGCGGCGCTGCGGCAGAAAGCGGTGGACAGCCGCTAGCGCCACGCCACGCTAATGGTTTGTTAACTATAACTACTGCAGGTTGTTGGCATACGCTGACTCGCGACGGGCTGAATACCATGGCACTGCGCGGATTTAGACGGCCTTTTACGGCCGACCAGAATGTTCTCGGCTTCCCAAGACCGCCGACATCGGCGGCGGGCGCCGAGGCCTTGGACCTCGTCTATCAGGCGGCGGACATGTTCCGTCTCATCGAGGACAGGGCCCGCGCCAGCGAGGCGCGCGCCGAGGCCGCCGAACAGGCCCAGCTCGAGATCATCGCCGTCACCGAGCGCAAGCTGAGGGACGCGTCCCGGGCGCTCGAAGAGGCCCGACGGCGGATCGAATCGCAGCAGGAGCAACTCGATGCGATCGAATACCGGGCCCAGGCCGCCGAAGCCGAGGCGCGGGAGGCCAAGCAGTCGCTCGCCCTGGTCGAGGACGCGATCCGCCGCCGCCTGCTGCTGACGAGCGGGCAGGATGGTGACGGCAGGTCGACCGCCATCGCCTGACGCGAGAATGACCTGACAGGCACAGCCGCACCGCGGCGGCCTCTTTGATCGCGCCGTACAGTCCTGCGACGTCCCCCACCACAATCAGTAGCCGGCGGCGAGCCCCGAATTGCGGCGCGGGTCGTTCGCGCCATAGAAGCGGTTGCCGCCGACCGGCTTGCCGCCCAGCGACGGTGCGCCGATGATGATCACGGCGAGATGGTTGGCCGGCTGCGGCGGTCCGAAGGTGTGGCCCATGCCCTCGAGGATCTTCCGTGTGTCCGGCGACAACGCAAAA
Coding sequences within:
- a CDS encoding penicillin-binding protein 1A, which gives rise to MKFLLRFFGFLFTAGTIMFLAGLAAVAGLFWHFSKDLPDYSQLQNYEPPVMTRVHAADGSLLGEYAKERRLYLPIQAVPKLVINAFLAAEDKNFYEHGGVDYTGMARAGVAYIQNFGSNRRPQGASTITQQVAKNFLLTNEVSFSRKIKEALLAMRIERAYSKDKILELYLNEIYLGLGAYGIAAASLVYFDKSVNELTVAEAAYLAALPKMPASLHPVRNHARAVERRNYVIDRLQENGWITAADADKARKDPLVVTNRSSGAHTFAGEYFSEEVRRDIFERYGEKKLYEGGLSVRTTLDPKIQVMARKTMVAGLVNYDEQQGYRGAIQKLSLTGDWGVPLAEVKSLSDISPWRMAVVLESNDQSARIGFQPGRELGGAISKQRETGIVTLEGVRWARATSGPYKGKTPTAVAQVLQPGDVIYADPLFSKDGKPVEGQYRLRQVPELSGAMVAMDPHTGRVLAMVGGFSFDQSQFNRATQAYRQPGSTFKPIVYSSALDNGYTGSTVMIDGPIEIDQGQGNIWRPENFSTGKYQGQVTLRNALRLSLNTVTVRLAQEIGMPLIGEYAKRFGVYDELPNYLAYALGAGETTVMRMATAYSMIANGGRRVKPTLIDRIQDRYGHTIFKHDQRECRGCDAPEGWKNQPEPQLIDHREQVLDAMTAYQITSLMEGVIQAGTGTALKEVGKPLAGKTGTSNEAKDLWFVGFSPDLVVGLYVGYDKPRSLGRTAQAGRTAAPIARDFLKLALADKPATPFKQPVGIRLVLVDAKTGLRAAPGQNRGVVLEAFKPGQAPPVYDNNMVPGTDVIDGTQAGISPDADRAVMRSGTGGLY